A genomic region of Exiguobacterium sp. Helios contains the following coding sequences:
- a CDS encoding ribosomal-processing cysteine protease Prp, which translates to MIRVKIRRDEAELIRSIEVTGHAEFAEPGLDLVCAGTSSVIFGAYNAIESLLGQVLLLEMAEQQEGGYFYVEPYADLAPDVSERTQLLLEAMLVQLGTIAESYGEFIQLEQI; encoded by the coding sequence ATGATACGTGTCAAGATTCGACGAGATGAAGCGGAGTTAATCCGTTCCATCGAAGTGACAGGACATGCCGAGTTCGCTGAGCCTGGTTTGGATTTAGTCTGTGCCGGCACATCAAGTGTGATCTTCGGGGCATACAATGCCATCGAATCACTGCTCGGGCAGGTCCTGCTCCTTGAAATGGCAGAACAACAAGAAGGTGGCTACTTTTATGTAGAACCGTATGCTGACTTAGCACCGGATGTCAGTGAACGCACCCAATTGTTACTGGAAGCGATGTTGGTCCAGCTTGGAACCATCGCTGAAAGTTACGGTGAGTTTATCCAACTTGAACAAATATAG
- the rplU gene encoding 50S ribosomal protein L21 — MYAIIKTGGKQVKVEAGQEIYVEKLNADVDSTVEFGEVLILGGDDVKVGAPLVEGAKVVATVIKHARAKKITVFKMKAKKNYRRKQGHRQPYTKVRIEKIEA; from the coding sequence ATGTACGCAATTATTAAAACTGGTGGTAAACAAGTTAAAGTCGAAGCTGGCCAAGAGATCTACGTTGAGAAATTAAACGCAGACGTCGACAGCACAGTAGAATTCGGCGAAGTCTTGATCCTTGGTGGTGACGATGTTAAAGTCGGCGCTCCACTCGTAGAAGGTGCGAAGGTCGTAGCAACGGTCATCAAACACGCTCGCGCGAAAAAGATCACAGTCTTCAAAATGAAAGCTAAAAAGAACTACCGTCGTAAGCAAGGTCACCGTCAACCTTACACGAAGGTCCGCATCGAGAAAATCGAAGCGTAA